A genomic window from Solanum stenotomum isolate F172 chromosome 10, ASM1918654v1, whole genome shotgun sequence includes:
- the LOC125841640 gene encoding aspartic proteinase CDR1-like, whose product MEINTKSFTLIPMLVLLSFFHFSLISCGKNVNSFTLDLIHRDSPLSPFHNPSNTPYERLQNVLYRSFSRASFIKKTYVNPIQSTLIPNGGEYLMKISIGTPPIDNLVIVDTSSDLTWTQCKPCVDCFKQLGPIFNPKNSTSYKTIGCNNKLCQGFICNCYALPISRNDEFNSIVLSSGLHGTSEMQRKETEESPMDSNKGVHARGSWGDLGGIPLEKFKQNLNFFYSFRSNSEGDEKKLAIFAGILSGVWSRSSLEEDAGTGVGYCWYVIVAGFGLLYSLDELELSNNNTCNYEVSYGDQSHTMGDLSIETFTFSSTSGQNVSIPNIVFGCGHDNGGTFTNATSGIIGLGGGNVSIVNQMHQQIIGKFSYCLIPLESLLDNSNATSHINFGNCAIVFIPDVVSTPLIKKEPSTFYYLNLKGINIGNKMVQFKSSPISQPSYDRGNIIIDSGTTLTYVPDVFYLNLESLLMRSINSTRKDGTYGGLDLCYESNENGTIDVPKIVAHFTNADLELSTSNIFTQMEEGIVCLTIVPGGNQISILGNLAQANFLIGYDLKANRVSFKRTDCTKY is encoded by the exons ATGGAGATTAATACTAAATCTTTCACTCTTATCCCAATGTTAGTTCTTTTAtcattctttcatttttctttgatttcttGTGGTAAAAATGTAAATAGCTTCACTTTGGATCTTATCCATCGCGATTCTCCTCTTTCACCTTTTCACAACCCATCAAACACTCCATATGAACGCCTTCAAAATGTCTTATATCGGTCATTCTCCCGAGCTTCCTTTATAAAGAAAACATATGTTAATCCAATCCAATCGACTCTTATTCCAAATGGAGGTGAATACCTCATGAAAATCTCAATTGGAACTCCCCCAATAGACAATCTTGTCATTGTTGATACTAGTAGTGACTTGACATGGACACAATGTAAGCCTTGTGTTGATTGCTTCAAACAATTGGGACCTATTTTCAATCCCAAGAATAGTACTTCTTATAAAACTATTGGTTGTAACAATAAACTTTGTCAAGGGTTTATATGTAActgttatgcc CTTCCAATTTCTCGAAATGATGAGTTCAACTCGATAGTGCTGAGTTCGGGACTCCATGGCACATCCGAAATGCAAAGGAAAGAGACAGAAGAGAGTCCAATGGACTCAAACAAGGGGGTTCATGCAAG GGGAAGTTGGGGCGATTTAGGAGGAATTCCGTtggaaaaattcaaacaaaatttgaatttcttctACTCTTTTCGAAGCAACAGTGAAGGGGATGAGAAAAAGCT CGCAATTTTCGCTGGGATTTTGTCTGGCGTCTGGTCACGTTCTTCGCTGGAGGAAGACGCTGGTACAGGGGTGGGGTATTGTTGGTATGTTATTGTTGCTGGGTTTGGGTTGTTGTACAGTTTGGATGAATTGGAATTAAG TAACAATAATACATGTAATTATGAAGTGAGTTATGGTGATCAATCTCACACTATGGGTGATCTTTCTATTGAAACTTTCACATTTTCTTCTACTTCTGGTCAAAATGTTTCAATTCCTAACATTGTGTTTGGTTGTGGACATGACAATGGGGGCACATTTACCAATGCCACTTCTGGTATCATTGGCTTAGGTGGTGGCAATGTCTCAATTGTCAACCAAATGCATCAACAAATCATTGGGAAATTCTCTTATTGTTTGATCCCATTGGAATCATTGTTAGATAATTCCAATGCAACTAGTCACATCAACTTTGGCAACTGTGCGATTGTATTTATTCCTGACGTTGTTTCAACTCCCTTGATTAAAAAGGAACCATCTACCTTCTATTATCTAAATTTGAAAGGTATCAATATTGGAAACAAGATGGTGCAATTCAAATCTTCTCCGATTTCTCAACCTAGTTATGATAGAGGCAACATTATAATTGATTCTGGCACAACGTTAACATATGTGCCTGATGTTTTTTACTTGAATTTGGAATCGTTGTTGATGCGTTCGATCAATTCTACTCGGAAGGATGGTACTTATGGGGGACTTGATTTGTGTTATGAGTCTAATGAGAATGGTACTATTGATGTTCCAAAGATTGTTGCACATTTTACAAATGCAGATTTAGAGTtgtcaacttcaaacatttttaCACAAATGGAGGAAGGTATAGTTTGTTTGACAATAGTGCCAGGAGGAAATCAAATTTCTATTTTAGGAAATTTAGCACAAGCCAATTTTCTAATTGGATATGATCTTAAGGCTAACAGAGTGTCCTTTAAACGTACAGATTGTACTAAGTATTAA
- the LOC125841643 gene encoding aspartic proteinase CDR1-like, whose amino-acid sequence MEIDTKAFTLIPMLVLLSFFHLSLVSCHKNVNGFTLDLIHHDSPLSPYHIPSNTPFERLQNAFYRSSSRASFFKKKSHVNSIQSTITATDGEYLMKISIGTPPIDIFAFADTGSDLTWTQCEPCVDCYKQLAPIFNPKNSSSYKTIGCNNELCDQKVGFLSCKNDTCNYKEIYGDNSYTIGELSSETFTFVSTCGENVSIPNIAFGCGHANRGTFTNVTSGIIGLGGGKTSIVNQINQEIKGKFSYCLIPFESSSTNSSITSHINFGDTAIVSGPGVVSTPLIRVQTFYTLSLESISIGNKTLPFRSSNFSSIPPQGNIIIDSGTTLTLVPVDFYAELEKTLVDSINATRKQDPSKSYNLCYTSESGTIDVPKIVVHFTNADLELPPTNTFVQVAEGLVCFTMVPDEEVSILGNLAQMNFLIGFDLVANKVSFLPTDCTKH is encoded by the coding sequence ATGGAGATTGATACTAAAGCTTTTACTCTTATCCCTATGTTAGTTCTTTTATcgttttttcatctttctttggtTTCTTGTCATAAAAATGTAAATGGCTTCACTCTGGATCTTATCCACCATGATTCTCCTCTCTCGCCTTATCACATTCCATCAAACACTCCATTTGAACGCCTTCAAAATGCCTTCTATCGATCATCCTCCCGAGCTtcattctttaagaaaaaatctcATGTTAATTCAATCCAATCGACTATTACTGCAACCGATGGTGAATACCTCATGAAAATCTCAATTGGAACTCCTCCAATAGATATTTTTGCCTTTGCTGACACTGGAAGTGACTTAACATGGACACAATGTGAGCCTTGTGTTGATTGCTACAAACAATTGGCACCTATTTTCAATCCCAAGAATAGTTCTTCTTATAAAACTATTGGTTGTAACAATGAACTTTGTGATCAAAAAGTAGGGTTTCTCTCATGTAAGAATGATACATGTAATTATAAAGAGATTTATGGTGACAATTCTTATACCATAGGTGAACTTTCTAGTGAAACTTTCACATTTGTTTCTACTTGTGGTGAAAATGTCTCAATTCCTAACATTGCCTTTGGTTGTGGACATGCCAATAGGGGCACTTTCACTAATGTCACTTCTGGCATCATTGGCTTAGGTGGTGGCAAGACCTCAATTGTCAACCaaataaatcaagaaatcaaaggAAAATTCTCTTATTGTTTGATCCCATTCGAATCATCATCAACTAATTCCAGCATAACTAGTCACATCAACTTTGGTGACACTGCTATCGTGTCAGGCCCTGGAGTCGTTTCAACTCCCTTGATAAGAGTGCAAACCTTCTATACTCTATCTTTGGAAAGTATTAGCATTGGAAATAAGACTTTGCCATTCAGATCTTCTAATTTTAGTTCCATCCCTCCACAAGGTAATATTATCATTGATTCAGGTACAACACTTACGCTTGTCCCTGTTGATTTTTACGCGGAGTTGGAGAAAACATTGGTGGATTCTATTAATGCTACTAGGAAACAAGATCCATCTAAGTCCTATAACTTATGTTACACGTCTGAGAGTGGCACTATCGATGTTCCTAAGATTGTTGTACATTTTACAAATGCGGATTTAGAGTTGCCACCAACAAACACATTTGTACAAGTGGCTGAAGGTTTGGTTTGTTTTACAATGGTGCCTGATGAAGAGGTTTCAATTTTAGGGAACTTGGCAcaaatgaattttttaattgGATTTGATCTTGTGGCCAACAAAGTTTCATTTTTACCTACTGATTGCACTAAGCATTAA
- the LOC125841642 gene encoding aspartic proteinase CDR1-like — MKIKAFTLMPMLVLLSFFHLSLIACRKSVDGFTLDLIHHDSPLSPFYNPSNTPFERLQNAFHHSISRASFFKKKIVNAIQPSIITTSVDGYLMKISIGTPPIDILVIVDTASDLTWTQCEPCIDCFEQLAPIFNPKNSSSYKTIGCNNKICQVDNGFLTCRNNTCNYEAIYEDQSHTIGDLSIETFTFASTCGENISIPNIAFGCGHANRDSFTNNAISGIIGLGGGNVSIVNQMNKEIKGKFSYCFIPLELLLDSSNATSHINFGDNAVVLGPNVVSTPLILREEDPISYYLTLESISIGNKTLPFRSSKISPNDQGNIIIDSGTTYTFVPFDFYANLEKTLVSLINATRKNDPSGFLKLCYESQKGTINVPKIVAHFTNADIELPTTNTFTQLDECLVCFTMLHDDEIAIFGNLAQMNFLIGFDLVANKVSFLPTDCTKH; from the coding sequence ATGAAGATTAAAGCTTTCACTCTTATGCCTATGTTAGTCCTTTTATCtttctttcatctttctttgATTGCTTGTCGTAAAAGTGTTGATGGCTTCACTCTGGATCTTATCCATCATGATTCTCCTCTTTCACCCTTTTACAATCCATCAAACACTCCATTTGAACGCCTTCAAAATGCCTTCCACCACTCAATCTCCCGCGCTTCCttcttcaagaaaaaaattgtcaatgCAATCCAACCAAGTATTATTACAACCTCTGTTGATGGATACCTCATGAAAATCTCAATTGGAACCCCCCCTATAGACATTCTTGTCATTGTTGATACTGCTAGTGACTTGACATGGACACAATGTGAGCCTTGTATTGATTGCTTCGAACAATTGGCACCTATTTTCAATCCCAAGAATAGCTCTTCTTACAAGACTATTGGTTGTAACAATAAAATTTGTCAAGTAGATAATGGTTTTCTCACATGTAGGAATAATACATGTAATTATGAAGCAATTTATGAAGACCAATCTCATACCATAGGTGATCTTTCTATTGAAACTTTCACATTTGCTTCTACTTGTGGTGAAAATATCTCAATTCCTAACATTGCCTTTGGTTGTGGACATGCCAATAGAGATAGTTTCACTAATAATGCCATTTCTGGCATCATTGGCTTAGGTGGTGGCAATGTCTCAATTGTCAACCAAATGAATAAAGAAATCAAAGGGAAATTCTCATATTGTTTCATCCCATTGGAATTATTGTTAGATAGTTCCAATGCAACTAGTCACATCAACTTTGGTGACAACGCTGTCGTGTTAGGTCCTAATGTTGTTTCAACTCCCTTGATATTACGTGAAGAGGATCCAATCTCCTATTATCTAACTTTGGAAAGTATTAGCATTGGAAATAAGACTTTGCCATTCAGATCTTCTAAAATTAGTCCCAACGATCAAGGTAACATTATAATTGATTCTGGGACAACATATACGTTTGTTCCTTTTGACTTTTATGCGAATTTGGAGAAAACATTGGTGTCTTTGATTAATGCTACGAGGAAGAACGATCCATCTGGGTTCTTAAAGTTATGTTATGAGTCCCAGAAGGGCACTATCAATGTTCCCAAGATTGTTGCACATTTTACAAATGCAGATATAGAGTTGCCAACAACAAACACATTTACACAATTGGATGAATGTTTGGTTTGTTTCACAATGTTGCATGATGATGAAATTGCTATATTTGGGAACTTGGCACAAATGAATTTCTTAATTGGATTTGATCTTGTGGCTAACAAAGTTTCATTTTTGCCTACTGATTGCACTAAGCACTAA
- the LOC125842024 gene encoding aspartic proteinase CDR1-like yields the protein MKMNTKASTLLSTFVFLTFFHLSLVSCRKTISDRGENGFTLDLIHRDSPHSPFYNPSNTQSNRLRNAFHRSFSRASFFKKSSLAAPNTIQSDISPIPGEYLMKLSIGTPPVEIVAIADTGSDLTWTQCKPCENCFEQSSPLFDSKKSSTYKTAGCDVEECTSIGSSSCVKGNVCQYQMSYGDQSHTIGDLAFDKFTFPSTSGKDVAIPNVAFGCGHDNGGTFNNYTSGIIGLGGGEVSIINQLDKEINGKFSYCLISIPLDSPVSNVTSHINFGSSATVSGSDVVSTPLIKKDPSTFYYLNLEGVSVGNKTLKFKSSKIGSGGEEGNIIIDSGTTLTFLPNDFYSSLESTLVDSISANRKEDPSGTFRLCYESENGTIDAPMIVTHFTNADLELSPSSTFAEIEQGLVCLTIVPADEIAIFGNLAQGNFLIGYDLVANKLSFKPADCTKY from the coding sequence ATGAAGATGAATACTAAAGCTAGCACTCTTTTATCTACATTTGTATTTTTAACATTCTTTCATCTGTCTTTGGTTTCTTGTCGCAAAACAATAAGTGATCGTGGTGAAAATGGCTTCACTCTTGATCTTATCCATCGCGATTCTCCTCATTCACCTTTTTATAACCCGTCAAACACTCAATCAAATCGCCTTAGAAATGCCTTTCATCGATCATTTTCACGTGCTTCTTTTTTCAAGAAGAGTTCTCTTGCTGCTCCCAACACAATTCAATCAGATATTTCACCAATCCCTGGTGAATACCTTATGAAATTATCAATTGGAACCCCCCCGGTTGAAATTGTAGCTATAGCTGATACAGGTAGTGACTTAACATGGACGCAATGCAAGCCTTGTGAAAATTGTTTTGAACAATCTTCACCTCTTTTTGATTCGAAGAAAAGCTCTACTTATAAAACCGCGGGGTGTGACGTTGAAGAATGTACATCAATAGGGAGTTCATCTTGTGTGAAAGGAAATGTTTGTCAATATCAAATGAGTTATGGTGATCAATCACACACTATTGGTGACCTTGCTTTTGATAAATTCACTTTTCCTTCTACTTCTGGTAAAGATGTTGCAATTCCCAACGTTGCATTTGGTTGCGGTCATGATAATGGTGGAACGTTTAATAATTATACGTCTGGTATTATTGGTTTAGGTGGTGGAGAAGTTTCAATTATCAACCAATTGGATAAAGAGATAAATGGGAAATTCTCTTATTGTTTAATCTCAATCCCATTAGATTCACCAGTTTCCAATGTCACAAGTCACATCAACTTTGGGAGTAGTGCCACTGTATCTGGCTCTGACGTCGTTTCAACTCCCTTGATTAAAAAAGATCCATCCACTTTCTACTATCTTAACTTGGAAGGAGTTAGTGTTGGGAATAAGACGTTGAAATTCAAATCTTCTAAAATTGGCTCGGGAGGTGAGGAAGGTAACATTATAATTGATTCAGGCACAACGTTGACTTTTCTACCTAACGACTTTTACTCCTCTTTGGAATCAACATTGGTGGATTCGATTAGTGCTAATAGGAAGGAAGATCCATCAGGGACTTTTCGTCTATGTTATGAGTCTGAGAATGGTACTATCGATGCTCCAATGATTGTTACACATTTTACAAATGCGGATTTAGAGTTATCACCATCAAGCACATTTGCAGAAATTGAGCAAGGTTTGGTTTGTCTTACAATAGTACCTGCAGATGAAATTGCTATATTTGGAAACTTGGCACAAGGAAATTTCTTAATTGGATATGATCTTGTGGCTAACAAACTCTCCTTTAAGCCAGCAGATTGTACTAAGTACTAA